A genomic stretch from Halopiger aswanensis includes:
- a CDS encoding DUF7470 family protein, whose translation MIDKIGPLGIVGVVVLLGGIGLIAYANPIIAAGMALVLVGLGLVVKSLVSGMLQSFGMF comes from the coding sequence ATGATCGACAAGATCGGTCCCCTCGGGATCGTCGGCGTCGTAGTGTTACTCGGCGGTATCGGACTCATTGCCTACGCGAACCCGATCATCGCCGCTGGGATGGCGCTCGTGCTCGTCGGCCTCGGACTGGTCGTGAAGTCGCTGGTCTCGGGTATGCTCCAGAGCTTCGGCATGTTCTAA
- the eif1A gene encoding translation initiation factor eIF-1A, which translates to MSDDGDGGRKNLRMPEDDEVFATVTDMLGANRVKVRCADGTERTARIPGKMQKRIWIREDDVVLVEPWDWQDEKADITWRYEKSEADQLREEGHIQ; encoded by the coding sequence ATGAGTGACGACGGCGACGGCGGTCGCAAGAACCTCCGGATGCCAGAGGACGACGAGGTCTTCGCGACCGTCACTGACATGCTCGGGGCGAATCGGGTGAAAGTACGCTGTGCTGATGGGACAGAGCGCACCGCGCGCATCCCCGGCAAGATGCAAAAGCGCATCTGGATCCGCGAGGACGACGTCGTCCTCGTCGAACCCTGGGACTGGCAGGACGAGAAGGCCGATATCACCTGGCGCTACGAGAAGAGCGAAGCCGACCAGCTGCGAGAAGAAGGCCATATTCAGTAG
- a CDS encoding S8 family peptidase translates to MTLSRRQLLQGVGAGVGTGLLGTTASRSASASSTASDTRRVFVHPRDGLLGNLLDVVEAVGGTTVLEYDNFDFVVAAVPENRLDDLLSATGVAAVEEDDETGIPDDWNPSLLDVLLPPDRSDCSTHPDQRASWGHERIGVTDVEPDGTGVDIGILDTGIQTDHCSLEVAGGRNFTAAGPPGDYEDRHGHGTHVAGIAAAVDNELGVVGAAPNANCYAVKVLDDEGRGRYSELVAGIDWCISNDVEIISMSLGGETESDTLAEAIETAHGEGHLLLSAAGNEGNPGDGSCDAATMTYPATHENVVAVAATDEDDSLASYSSVGAAVDLLAPGTDIVSSVADNEYAEASGTSMACPFVTGVAALVWERSEADGPGPNEAVRQTLAETAEPVLETCDAHGLVDARAALGKDGAVDDEPASATDQDGERAGNRLTAALEWLADAITSFLEWLRGVVR, encoded by the coding sequence ATGACTCTCAGTCGTCGGCAGCTCCTGCAGGGGGTCGGAGCTGGCGTTGGTACTGGGTTGCTCGGGACGACGGCCTCGAGATCGGCGTCGGCGTCGTCGACCGCTTCCGACACCCGCAGAGTGTTCGTCCACCCGCGGGACGGCCTGCTCGGGAACCTCCTCGACGTCGTCGAGGCCGTCGGCGGGACGACGGTCCTCGAGTACGACAACTTCGACTTTGTGGTCGCGGCGGTTCCCGAGAACCGACTGGACGACCTCCTTTCCGCGACCGGCGTCGCGGCCGTCGAGGAGGACGACGAGACGGGGATTCCGGACGACTGGAACCCGTCGCTGCTCGATGTCTTGCTGCCGCCGGACCGGTCGGACTGTTCGACGCATCCGGACCAGCGGGCGTCGTGGGGCCACGAGCGAATCGGCGTCACCGACGTCGAACCGGACGGCACCGGCGTCGATATCGGCATTCTGGATACGGGGATCCAGACCGACCACTGTAGCCTCGAGGTCGCCGGCGGGCGGAACTTCACGGCCGCCGGGCCGCCCGGCGACTACGAGGACCGCCACGGACACGGGACTCACGTCGCCGGCATCGCCGCCGCGGTGGACAACGAACTCGGCGTCGTCGGTGCGGCGCCGAACGCGAACTGCTACGCCGTGAAGGTGCTCGACGACGAGGGCCGGGGCCGGTACAGCGAACTGGTCGCCGGCATCGACTGGTGTATCTCGAACGACGTCGAGATCATCTCGATGAGCCTCGGCGGCGAGACCGAGAGCGACACGCTCGCTGAGGCGATCGAGACCGCCCACGGGGAGGGTCACCTCCTCCTCTCCGCGGCCGGAAACGAGGGGAACCCGGGCGACGGCTCCTGCGACGCGGCGACGATGACCTACCCGGCGACCCACGAGAACGTCGTCGCTGTCGCCGCGACGGACGAGGACGACTCGCTGGCGTCCTACAGCAGCGTCGGTGCCGCCGTCGACCTGCTCGCGCCGGGGACGGACATCGTCTCGAGCGTCGCCGACAACGAGTACGCCGAGGCCAGCGGGACGAGCATGGCCTGTCCGTTCGTCACCGGCGTCGCGGCGTTGGTCTGGGAGCGCAGCGAGGCGGACGGTCCGGGCCCGAACGAGGCGGTCCGGCAGACGCTCGCAGAAACGGCGGAACCGGTCCTCGAGACCTGCGACGCGCACGGCCTCGTGGACGCTCGCGCGGCACTCGGGAAGGACGGCGCGGTCGACGACGAACCCGCCAGCGCCACAGATCAGGACGGCGAACGCGCCGGAAACCGACTCACGGCGGCGCTCGAGTGGCTCGCCGACGCGATAACCAGTTTCCTCGAGTGGCTCCGGGGAGTGGTCCGCTAA
- a CDS encoding pyridoxal-phosphate-dependent aminotransferase family protein, with amino-acid sequence MTEKREYTDDYPDKTLYIPGPTEVREDVIEEMSQPMFGHRMDRMTDLYTTIVEDTKEFLGTDNEVIILTASGTEFWEASTLNLVDENILVPTCGSFSERHANVAERLGKTVDRLEYEWGQAIKPEDIRAELENSDKHYDVVATVMNESSTGVRNPIEEIGDVVAEYPDTYFVVDAVSALGGDNVDIDEHNIDVIFASTQKAFAMPPGLAVCVVSDEAYERELEKDSASWYGGFQRTLDYYDRKGQTHSTPAIPIMLAYRKQMKHMLEEGHDARDERHREMAEYTREWAREHFDMFPEEGYESQTVSCIENTQGINVAETIEAVSEEYDFVFSNGYGSQLGEQTFRIGHMGEHDLESIKELTDAIEDVAGL; translated from the coding sequence GTGACCGAGAAACGCGAGTATACCGACGACTACCCCGACAAGACGCTGTACATCCCCGGTCCGACCGAAGTGCGCGAGGACGTCATCGAGGAGATGAGCCAGCCGATGTTCGGCCATCGGATGGACCGCATGACCGACCTCTATACGACCATCGTCGAGGACACGAAGGAGTTCCTCGGCACCGACAACGAGGTCATCATCCTCACCGCCTCGGGCACCGAGTTCTGGGAGGCCTCGACGCTCAACCTCGTCGACGAGAACATCCTCGTCCCGACCTGCGGCAGCTTCAGCGAGCGCCACGCCAACGTCGCCGAGCGGCTGGGCAAGACCGTCGACCGACTCGAGTACGAGTGGGGCCAGGCGATCAAACCCGAAGACATCCGCGCGGAACTCGAGAACAGCGACAAGCACTACGACGTCGTCGCGACCGTGATGAACGAGTCCTCGACCGGCGTCCGCAATCCGATCGAGGAGATCGGCGACGTCGTCGCCGAGTACCCGGACACCTACTTCGTCGTCGACGCCGTCTCCGCGCTGGGCGGCGACAACGTCGACATCGACGAGCACAACATCGACGTCATCTTCGCCTCGACACAGAAGGCCTTCGCCATGCCGCCGGGACTGGCCGTCTGCGTGGTCAGCGACGAGGCCTACGAACGGGAACTCGAGAAGGATTCGGCGTCGTGGTACGGCGGCTTCCAGCGCACCCTCGACTACTACGACCGGAAGGGCCAGACCCACTCGACGCCCGCCATCCCGATCATGCTCGCCTACCGCAAGCAGATGAAACACATGCTCGAGGAAGGCCACGACGCCCGCGACGAGCGCCACCGCGAGATGGCCGAGTACACCCGCGAGTGGGCCCGCGAACACTTCGATATGTTCCCCGAGGAGGGCTACGAGTCCCAGACGGTCTCCTGTATCGAGAACACCCAGGGGATCAACGTCGCCGAGACGATCGAGGCCGTCAGCGAGGAGTACGACTTCGTTTTCTCGAACGGCTACGGCTCCCAACTCGGCGAGCAGACGTTCCGCATCGGCCACATGGGCGAACACGACCTCGAGTCGATCAAGGAACTGACCGACGCGATCGAGGACGTCGCCGGACTGTAG
- a CDS encoding cupredoxin domain-containing protein, with amino-acid sequence MTRENAVSRRKALKVTGAAATTALVAGCGGGGNGNGNGEDGGNGDDSGNGGGSDGTEIEPGTTIELDAQTTEWTGIAPDSIADASNPTLILTEGETYTIGWPQGDGGTHNIELRNDSGEVVEDYETETTNEEEPGDSQMIEFEATSEIVEYVCRPHESQMVGEIQVE; translated from the coding sequence ATGACACGAGAGAACGCGGTTTCCCGCCGAAAAGCGCTCAAGGTAACCGGCGCAGCAGCAACGACGGCGCTCGTCGCCGGCTGTGGCGGTGGCGGTAACGGCAACGGTAACGGCGAAGACGGTGGCAACGGCGACGACAGCGGCAACGGTGGCGGCTCCGACGGCACCGAGATCGAGCCGGGCACGACCATCGAACTCGACGCCCAGACGACCGAATGGACCGGTATCGCTCCGGACAGCATCGCGGACGCGTCCAACCCGACGCTGATTCTCACGGAGGGCGAGACCTACACGATCGGCTGGCCACAGGGCGACGGCGGCACTCACAACATCGAACTCCGCAACGACAGCGGCGAGGTCGTCGAGGACTACGAGACCGAGACGACCAACGAGGAAGAGCCCGGCGACAGCCAGATGATCGAGTTCGAAGCCACCAGCGAGATCGTCGAGTACGTCTGCCGACCCCACGAGTCGCAGATGGTCGGCGAGATCCAGGTCGAATAA
- a CDS encoding MFS transporter produces MHSSDRDRLVLAAVVFAVLFSQLLLYPGVATLVETLGADASTSAFAATPLDASMWFLVAEFAAYVAFVGVWGVASDVTGRRTPFIVAGALAGAVGYASLAAVPAIGSISFEGVLLLRLFQGAMTIGAFSLTMTMLMDLEGGHGRNMGAAGIAIGLGAAIGAPVGGQLTEVNPLAPLVVAAGLLVVVGAVVSTIEDRTPTQKRTARALLEGVRRQPTLSIPYAFGFVDRMTAGFFALVGTLYFQDVFGVDAGTTGLLLACFFAPFALLQYPMGALSDRIGRTIPIVVGSICYGVGILAVSAAPSVATAAVGMVGIGVLGALVSPTTMALVTDLADESERGLAMAGFNLAGSLGFLGGYLIGGTVASNYGYGLAFLAVGGLEIAIAVVTVPIFLKLSLEPGTRFGRDHETTE; encoded by the coding sequence GTGCACTCGAGCGATCGGGACCGGCTGGTACTCGCCGCGGTCGTGTTCGCCGTGCTGTTCTCCCAGCTGTTGCTCTATCCGGGGGTCGCGACGCTCGTCGAGACGTTAGGCGCCGACGCGTCCACCTCGGCGTTCGCGGCGACGCCGCTGGACGCGAGCATGTGGTTCCTCGTCGCGGAGTTCGCCGCCTACGTCGCCTTCGTCGGCGTCTGGGGCGTCGCGAGCGACGTGACCGGCCGGCGGACGCCGTTTATCGTCGCCGGGGCGCTGGCCGGGGCCGTCGGCTACGCGTCGCTGGCCGCGGTGCCCGCGATCGGCTCGATCTCCTTCGAGGGCGTGCTCCTCCTGCGGCTCTTTCAGGGTGCGATGACCATCGGCGCGTTCTCGCTGACGATGACCATGCTGATGGATTTGGAGGGCGGCCACGGCCGGAACATGGGCGCGGCGGGAATCGCCATCGGGCTCGGGGCCGCGATCGGGGCGCCGGTCGGCGGCCAACTGACCGAAGTCAATCCGCTCGCGCCGCTGGTCGTCGCCGCCGGCCTGCTCGTCGTCGTCGGAGCGGTCGTCTCGACGATCGAGGACCGCACGCCGACACAGAAGCGGACCGCCCGCGCGCTGCTCGAGGGGGTGCGCCGCCAGCCGACGCTGTCGATTCCCTACGCGTTCGGGTTCGTCGACCGCATGACCGCCGGCTTCTTCGCGCTCGTCGGGACGCTGTACTTCCAGGACGTCTTCGGCGTCGACGCCGGGACGACCGGCCTCCTGCTTGCGTGTTTCTTCGCGCCCTTCGCGCTCCTGCAGTATCCGATGGGCGCGCTGTCGGATCGAATCGGCCGGACGATTCCGATCGTGGTCGGCTCGATCTGCTACGGCGTCGGCATCCTCGCGGTCAGCGCCGCGCCGTCGGTGGCGACGGCGGCCGTCGGAATGGTCGGCATCGGCGTCCTCGGCGCGCTGGTGTCGCCGACGACGATGGCGCTGGTCACCGATCTCGCCGACGAGAGCGAACGCGGCCTCGCGATGGCCGGTTTCAACCTCGCCGGCAGCCTCGGCTTCCTCGGCGGCTATCTCATCGGCGGCACCGTTGCCAGCAACTACGGCTACGGCCTCGCGTTTCTCGCCGTCGGCGGCCTCGAGATCGCGATCGCCGTCGTCACCGTCCCGATCTTCCTCAAACTCTCGCTCGAGCCGGGAACGCGGTTCGGCCGCGATCACGAGACGACGGAGTAA
- the hisA gene encoding 1-(5-phosphoribosyl)-5-[(5-phosphoribosylamino)methylideneamino]imidazole-4-carboxamide isomerase, producing MHDQFESGAEFEVIPAVDIQDGEVVQLVQGERGTEKTYGDPVEAARRWIDAGAESLHLVDLDGAFEGERANADAIEGVLEAVDVPTQLGGGIRTVEDASDLLERGVDRVILGTAAVENPEIVREIRDEYPDSVVVSLDAKDGEVVVEGWTEGAGVSPVEAAERYEDLGAAAILFTNVDVEGQLEGVATEPVRDLVAATDIPVIASGGVATLEDVRALADAGAAAVVVGSALYEGNFTLEAAQAAVGNGDGDD from the coding sequence ATGCACGATCAGTTCGAGTCCGGCGCCGAGTTCGAGGTCATCCCCGCCGTCGACATCCAGGACGGCGAGGTCGTCCAACTCGTTCAGGGCGAGCGCGGCACCGAGAAGACCTACGGCGACCCCGTCGAGGCCGCCCGGCGGTGGATCGACGCCGGCGCGGAGTCGCTGCACCTCGTCGATCTGGACGGTGCGTTCGAGGGCGAGCGCGCGAACGCCGACGCGATCGAGGGGGTGCTCGAGGCCGTCGACGTGCCCACCCAATTGGGCGGCGGGATTCGAACCGTCGAGGACGCCTCCGACCTGCTCGAGCGCGGAGTCGACCGGGTCATCCTCGGCACCGCGGCCGTCGAGAACCCCGAAATCGTTCGCGAGATCAGAGACGAATATCCGGACAGCGTCGTCGTCAGTCTCGACGCGAAAGACGGCGAGGTCGTCGTCGAGGGCTGGACCGAAGGCGCCGGCGTCTCACCCGTCGAAGCCGCCGAGCGCTACGAGGATCTGGGCGCCGCCGCAATCTTGTTCACGAACGTCGACGTCGAGGGCCAACTCGAGGGCGTCGCGACCGAGCCCGTCCGAGACCTCGTCGCGGCGACCGACATCCCGGTGATCGCCAGCGGCGGCGTGGCGACGCTCGAGGACGTCCGCGCGCTCGCGGATGCCGGTGCGGCGGCGGTGGTCGTCGGCAGCGCGCTCTACGAAGGGAACTTCACGCTCGAGGCGGCGCAGGCGGCGGTCGGCAACGGCGACGGCGACGACTGA
- a CDS encoding SLC13 family permease, whose product MVGLAPLVQESAAQPALTTDILVVFGVVLLALVLFLTERLPIDVTAILLIVVLVVLEPWTGIDPATGISGFANEATITVLAMLILSGGISRTGLVQELGRRMAAFAGTSIRKQLFATVAATSPVSGFLNNTPVVALLVPVVTDVANRGNTSPSKLLIPLSYASQMGGMLTLIGTSTNILASDVSGRLGSQYPELHRFSMFEFTQLGAVVVVVGSLYLIFVGHYLLPERVPPRADYLEEYEVGNYVADVAVVPGSPLVGETVGDAVELLASDVDIVQVVRDEDHSIAPRRETRLHEGDVLVVRTNRDAITALEDAAGIELVGFPRSDTDLSTDEGIITEIVVSLDSRLVGERLDPEGFREEFNAAVLGLRHHGELIAERIVGTRLDVGDTLLVQAPPETLDRLSRRDDVIVAREPPRSEYRADKAPIAVAIMVGVVAVAALEIYPILISALAGVVAMIATGVLEPNELYDAVEWDIIFLLAGVIPLGIALEQSGAAAYLAFLVVQSAGFLPTIVVLWLFYILTGLLTEVISNNASVVLLIPVAAAAAAGIGANPFAFVLAVTFAASTAFLGPIGYQTNLFVYGPGGYRFSDYFRIGAPLQLILSVVTVLGIAFFWGV is encoded by the coding sequence ATGGTGGGGCTCGCGCCGCTGGTTCAGGAGTCGGCGGCTCAACCCGCGTTGACGACCGACATTCTCGTCGTGTTCGGCGTCGTTCTCCTCGCGCTCGTGCTCTTTCTCACCGAGCGCCTCCCGATCGACGTCACCGCAATCTTGCTGATCGTCGTGTTGGTCGTCTTGGAGCCGTGGACCGGCATCGATCCCGCGACGGGTATCTCCGGGTTCGCAAACGAGGCCACGATCACCGTCCTCGCGATGCTCATCCTGAGCGGCGGCATCAGCCGAACGGGGCTCGTCCAGGAACTCGGCCGGCGAATGGCCGCGTTCGCGGGCACCAGCATTCGGAAGCAGTTGTTCGCGACCGTCGCCGCGACCAGCCCCGTCTCCGGCTTTCTCAACAACACGCCGGTCGTCGCCCTGCTGGTGCCGGTCGTCACCGACGTCGCCAACCGGGGCAACACCTCCCCGTCGAAGCTGCTGATCCCGCTGTCGTACGCCTCGCAGATGGGCGGGATGCTTACGCTCATCGGGACCTCGACCAACATCCTCGCCAGCGACGTTAGCGGTCGGCTCGGGAGCCAGTACCCCGAACTCCACCGGTTCTCGATGTTCGAGTTCACCCAACTCGGCGCCGTCGTCGTCGTCGTCGGCTCGCTCTACCTGATCTTCGTCGGCCACTACCTCCTCCCCGAGCGCGTCCCGCCGCGCGCGGACTACCTCGAGGAGTACGAGGTGGGGAACTACGTCGCCGACGTGGCCGTCGTCCCGGGCTCGCCGCTGGTCGGCGAGACGGTCGGCGACGCCGTCGAGTTGCTCGCCTCCGACGTCGACATCGTGCAGGTCGTCCGCGACGAGGATCACTCGATCGCGCCGCGACGGGAGACCCGGCTGCACGAGGGCGACGTCCTCGTCGTTCGCACGAACCGGGACGCGATCACGGCGCTCGAGGACGCCGCGGGGATCGAGCTGGTCGGGTTCCCGCGGTCGGATACGGACCTCTCGACCGACGAGGGAATCATCACCGAAATCGTCGTCTCGCTGGATTCGCGGCTGGTCGGCGAACGGCTCGATCCCGAGGGGTTCCGCGAGGAGTTCAACGCCGCCGTCCTCGGCCTGCGACATCACGGCGAACTCATCGCCGAGCGCATCGTCGGGACCCGCCTCGACGTCGGCGACACGTTACTGGTGCAGGCGCCACCTGAGACGCTCGATCGGCTCTCCCGCCGGGACGACGTGATCGTCGCCCGGGAACCGCCCCGCTCCGAGTACCGCGCCGACAAGGCGCCGATCGCCGTCGCCATCATGGTCGGGGTCGTCGCCGTCGCCGCCCTCGAGATCTATCCGATCCTGATCTCGGCGCTCGCGGGCGTGGTCGCGATGATCGCCACGGGCGTCTTAGAGCCCAACGAACTGTACGACGCCGTCGAGTGGGACATCATCTTCCTGCTGGCGGGCGTGATCCCGCTGGGGATCGCTTTAGAGCAGTCCGGTGCGGCGGCGTACCTCGCCTTCCTCGTCGTGCAGTCTGCGGGCTTTCTACCGACGATCGTCGTGCTCTGGCTGTTTTACATCCTTACGGGGCTGCTCACGGAGGTCATCAGCAACAACGCCAGCGTCGTCCTCCTGATCCCGGTCGCGGCGGCCGCGGCGGCGGGGATCGGTGCGAACCCGTTCGCGTTCGTGCTGGCGGTGACCTTCGCCGCCAGCACGGCCTTTCTGGGCCCGATCGGCTACCAGACGAACCTATTCGTCTACGGACCCGGCGGCTACCGGTTCAGCGACTACTTCCGGATCGGCGCGCCGCTCCAGTTGATACTGTCGGTGGTGACCGTGCTCGGGATCGCGTTCTTCTGGGGCGTCTGA
- a CDS encoding inorganic phosphate transporter yields the protein MVSVLLLVGILVAVFVGFNIGGATTGPAFGPAVGADAISKTVAGLLMAVFFFVGAWTIGRQVVNTLGNELVTDPGVFTLEASVGVLFFIGIALFVGNFFGVPASTSMTAVGSIAGLGLAAGELDWAVMGEIAIWWIVSPFIGFWVSLIIGRYFYAALNRRIVIERSQGPLFTIDRSRGVPLPVPSETTNRRELGGVAMVIAIGCVMAYSSGTSNIANAIAPLVGSGELEMNPAIIIGCVAVGIGTLTIARRTLETMGSELTELPLTAAIVTATVSSTLVIFLSAIGIPASFVIIATMCIIGLGWGRATRPVTVTDAVRGEGETPVSVGALTADREGDELPPIGEEEPERIPSAADLFDPGTTARVVLMQNVVPAIATIGAYATFRFVPLFGI from the coding sequence ATGGTGTCCGTACTGCTGCTCGTCGGGATTCTCGTGGCGGTCTTCGTGGGATTCAACATCGGCGGCGCCACGACGGGGCCGGCGTTCGGGCCGGCCGTCGGCGCCGACGCCATCTCGAAAACCGTCGCCGGGCTGTTGATGGCGGTGTTTTTCTTCGTCGGGGCGTGGACGATCGGCCGACAGGTCGTCAACACGCTCGGGAACGAACTCGTCACCGATCCCGGCGTGTTCACGCTCGAGGCCAGCGTCGGCGTCCTCTTTTTCATCGGCATCGCGCTGTTCGTCGGGAACTTCTTCGGCGTGCCCGCGTCGACGTCGATGACGGCCGTCGGCTCGATCGCGGGGCTCGGACTCGCCGCCGGCGAACTCGACTGGGCGGTGATGGGCGAGATCGCCATCTGGTGGATCGTCTCGCCCTTTATCGGCTTCTGGGTGTCGCTGATCATCGGCCGCTACTTCTACGCCGCCCTCAACCGCCGAATCGTGATCGAGCGCAGCCAGGGGCCGCTCTTTACGATCGATCGCTCTCGGGGCGTGCCGCTCCCGGTCCCGAGCGAAACCACGAACCGGCGCGAACTCGGCGGCGTGGCGATGGTGATCGCCATCGGCTGCGTGATGGCCTACAGTTCCGGCACCTCCAACATCGCGAACGCGATCGCGCCGCTGGTCGGCAGCGGCGAACTCGAGATGAATCCCGCGATCATCATCGGCTGTGTCGCGGTCGGGATCGGGACGCTCACCATCGCGCGCCGAACTCTCGAGACGATGGGCAGCGAACTCACGGAACTGCCGTTGACGGCGGCGATCGTCACCGCGACGGTAAGCTCGACGCTCGTCATCTTCCTCTCGGCGATCGGCATTCCCGCGAGCTTCGTCATCATCGCGACGATGTGTATCATCGGCCTCGGATGGGGGCGGGCGACGCGCCCGGTGACGGTGACCGACGCAGTTCGCGGCGAAGGGGAGACCCCGGTTTCGGTCGGCGCGCTGACCGCCGATCGAGAGGGCGACGAACTGCCGCCGATCGGCGAGGAGGAGCCCGAGCGGATCCCGAGCGCAGCCGACCTGTTCGATCCGGGGACGACGGCCCGCGTCGTCCTCATGCAGAACGTCGTGCCGGCTATCGCGACTATCGGGGCGTACGCCACGTTCCGATTCGTTCCGCTCTTCGGGATCTGA
- a CDS encoding universal stress protein produces the protein MPDTDDHRVLVPVAVLRGESVPTTVIDAFASIPVLLLGYHEVPEQTPPDLAREQFQRRAARELEERRSVFEAAGCPVTSRLVFTHDRFRTFERVAVDAGCDAVLILNPAPILESMLVAIRSDVNVEHKARLVATVLEDTAIDVTLLHVVGDERDRERGEELLATTATALEDAGLDPDRISRSVVVDDSPTAAILAAAEDHDMLVAGESRPSIRRYVFRDRAERLAKRTADPVLVVRGEYREDEGAGDDEAARDATPE, from the coding sequence ATGCCCGACACCGACGACCACCGCGTGCTCGTTCCCGTCGCGGTGCTCCGCGGCGAGAGCGTTCCCACGACCGTCATCGACGCGTTCGCGTCGATTCCGGTCCTCCTGCTCGGCTACCACGAGGTCCCCGAGCAGACGCCGCCGGATCTAGCGCGCGAGCAGTTCCAGCGGCGAGCCGCGCGCGAACTCGAGGAGCGTCGCTCGGTGTTCGAGGCCGCCGGCTGTCCCGTCACCTCGCGGCTCGTGTTCACCCACGACCGCTTCAGAACCTTCGAACGCGTCGCGGTCGACGCGGGCTGTGACGCCGTCCTAATTCTCAACCCGGCCCCGATCCTCGAGTCGATGCTCGTCGCCATCCGCAGCGACGTCAACGTCGAACACAAGGCGCGACTCGTCGCCACCGTCCTCGAGGACACGGCCATCGACGTAACGCTCCTCCACGTCGTCGGGGACGAGCGCGACCGCGAGCGGGGCGAGGAACTGCTCGCGACGACGGCGACGGCGCTCGAGGACGCGGGACTCGATCCCGACCGCATCTCCCGGTCGGTCGTCGTCGACGACTCGCCGACCGCAGCGATCCTCGCGGCCGCCGAGGATCACGACATGCTCGTCGCCGGCGAGAGCCGCCCCTCGATTCGCCGCTACGTCTTCCGGGACCGCGCCGAGCGGCTCGCGAAGCGCACGGCCGATCCGGTCTTGGTCGTCCGCGGGGAGTACCGCGAGGACGAGGGCGCGGGCGACGACGAGGCGGCGCGAGACGCGACGCCGGAGTAA
- a CDS encoding universal stress protein, with protein MSRVLVPLAVLEGESVSPGLVDLLAPADVTVLGYHVLPEQTPPDQARVQYGDRATAALETLTATFEAAGGAADSRLAFTHDRDRTIDRVAEETGSQAYVLPGIAESIDRLLVPLTGDVAADRVLAFVADLIGDREIGVTLFLATDAEADGRLLLEEAAETLAGRGVETESTLVVSEGPLDALGGRAFDALTEDAAAHDAVVVGERAPSLQSLLFGDEAERIAAESVGPVLVVRHSEDSAAASEP; from the coding sequence ATGAGCCGCGTCCTCGTCCCGCTGGCCGTCCTCGAGGGCGAGTCCGTCTCGCCGGGGCTCGTCGACCTGCTCGCGCCCGCCGACGTGACCGTTCTGGGCTACCACGTCCTGCCCGAGCAGACGCCGCCGGATCAGGCGCGGGTCCAGTACGGCGACCGCGCGACCGCCGCCCTCGAGACCCTGACGGCGACGTTCGAGGCGGCCGGGGGCGCGGCCGACTCCCGGCTCGCGTTCACGCACGACCGGGATCGAACGATCGACCGCGTCGCCGAGGAAACCGGCTCGCAGGCGTACGTTCTCCCGGGAATCGCAGAGTCGATCGACCGACTTCTGGTCCCCCTGACCGGGGACGTCGCCGCCGACCGCGTCCTCGCGTTCGTCGCCGACCTGATCGGCGACCGCGAGATCGGCGTCACCCTGTTTCTCGCGACCGACGCGGAGGCCGACGGCCGACTGTTGCTCGAGGAGGCCGCCGAAACGCTCGCGGGTCGCGGCGTCGAGACCGAGTCGACGCTCGTCGTGAGCGAGGGGCCGCTCGACGCGCTCGGCGGCCGCGCGTTCGACGCGCTCACGGAGGACGCCGCCGCCCACGATGCCGTCGTCGTCGGCGAACGCGCGCCCTCCCTCCAGTCGCTGCTGTTCGGCGACGAAGCCGAGCGGATCGCCGCGGAGTCGGTCGGCCCGGTGCTGGTCGTTCGGCACTCGGAAGACTCGGCGGCGGCCTCGGAGCCGTGA